Part of the candidate division KSB1 bacterium genome is shown below.
TTTTCTTGGTAAAGATCCTCAAGATTGAGGTTGCCCTTTCGGATGAAAACATAATCGCATAATATAACCCCACCGACAGCGCCCAGCAGCCCGGAATAAGTGATCAGCCAGGTTAAATACATATCCAACAATTTCCACGGCATAATTAAAATACCCACGCAGCCTGCGATTAATCCCCTCATGCGAAAGCTGATCTTTTGCGGATTCAAATTTGAAAAACCTATTGGCAGCAGAAACGATATTTATTGAGGGGCAAATATTCATAGTCACCAAACTTCTATTTCTTTTAACCTCCACATTTTTTCTTGCTATCTTCTTAAAAGTTTATATTTTAATATAACAACTATTACCGTGAGAGGTTTTATGAAGGCGACAAGTAAAGATCTAAGATTCCATACTAAAGAAATACTTGATGCAGCA
Proteins encoded:
- a CDS encoding cytosine permease, with product MNPQKISFRMRGLIAGCVGILIMPWKLLDMYLTWLITYSGLLGAVGGVILCDYVFIRKGNLNLEDLYQE